The sequence GGCCGGCGCCCCTCCCGCCCGCTTCGGTACGGACTTCCCGGGCGCGGCCGGGCCCGCCGGGCAGAATGCGGGTATGCGCATCGACCTCGCCTCCACCCCCGGCAACCCGGAACGCCCCAATGAGGACTGGGTGTCGGCCGCGCTGCCCGCCTGCGGAGGGGGCGTCCTGGTCGTCCTGGACGGGGTCACCCCGCCACGCGGTGAGGACGGGTGCGTGCACGGAGTCCCGTGGTTCGCGGCCCGCCTCGGGGGCCGATTGACCGAACTGTCCGGATCGCGGCGGGACATGCCGCTGGACCGGATCCTGGCCGAGTCGGTCCGCGCCACGGCCGAGGCGCACCGCGATACCTGTGACCTTTCTCACGTGCGGACGCCGCAGGCGACGGTGGTCGTGGTCCGCTGGGACGAGGCCTACGTGGAGCACCTCGTGCTCTCGGATTCGGTACTGCTGCTCCAGGCGCCCGGGGGCGAGGTGACGGCGGTGCTCGACGACCGGCTGGACCGGGTCCCCCGGGAGGTGCTGCGGTCGGTGGCGGCGACGGACGCCCTGCGCAACGCGGAGGGCGGCTTCTTCACGGCGGCGGCCGATCCGGCGGTGGCGGCCCGGGCGGTGACCGGGCGCACCCCGCGCGGGGAGGTCCGTGCGGTGGCGGCGCTCACCGACGGGGCGAGCCGGTGGACGGACCACTTCGGGGAGGGCGACTGGGCCGAGTGCCTGGGGGTGCTGCGCAAGGAGGGCGCCCAGGGGCTGATCGGCCGGGTCCGGGCGATCGAGTCCGACCCGGCCCGCCCGCCGGCCCCGTACAAGCGCCACGACGACGCGTCGGCGGTGTACGCAGAGCTTTAGCGGGCCGGTTCCCCGGGCTCCGCCCGGACCCGGTCCTCAAACGCCGGACGGGCTGAAAAGACAGCCCCGCCGGCGTTTGAGGCGCGGGGTCTGGGGCGGAGCCCCAGGAAACGCGCCGCGTGGGGGTCCGCCGGGGGCCGGGCGCCGGTTCCGCCGGGGGCCGGGCGCCGTGGGGCGGGGACGCTCCGGAGTGTCTCCTCGGCTCGCGCACTTGGGTCCGGCTGCGTGAGGATCGGCCCCGGTTGCGCGCTCGTCCTGCGGGGACACTCCTGCGCGTCCCCACCCCGCGGCGCCCCCTACTCCCCGCCCGTGTTCAGCTGGTTCAGCAGGCGGGCCAGTTCCGCCACCTCGCCGCGGTCCCAGCCGGAGAGCTTGCGCATGTACTGCTCGCGCCGGGCGTCGCGTACCCGCAGAAAGCGCTCGCGGCCCTCCTCGGTGAGGTCGACCAGGAAGGCCCGGCCGTCCGCGGGGTCCGGCTCGCGGGCCACCAGGCCGAGGACCTCCAGGGCCCGCAGCTGGCGGCTCATGGTGGCCTTGCCGACCCCGAAGTAGGCGGCGAGCTCGGTGGCCCGCTGCCGTCCGGCGGCCTCCAGGCGGGTGAGGAGCCCGTACGCCGCGGGCTCCAGCTCGGGGTGGAGGGCGCGGGCCATCTCCCCGGACGAGGCGCGTGCGCGCCGGAGGAAGACGGACAGCTCCCGCTCCAGGGCAAGGAACTCCTGGTCTTCGCTCCCGTGCACGTCCCGCTCCCATCGGTGGTGTGAGCCGCCAGTATTTCGCAGTGGGCGCGCCGACGGCCCGGGGCCCCGCCGGGGCGGGGTCCCGGGCCGTACGGTCGGCCGGTCAGGCGGCCGGTCGGCGGGCCGGTCAGGCGGCGGCCGTGACCGAGGCCTGCGACCGGTCCAGGGCGAGTTCCAGGACCTGGCGCACATCCGTCACGGGGTGCACCTCCAGCCCCTCCAGCACCTCGGCCGGGACGTCGTCCAGGTCGGCCTCGTTGCGCTTCGGGATGATCACGGTGGTCAGCCCGGCCCGGTGCGCGGCCAGCAGCTTCTGCTTGACCCCGCCGATCGGCAGGACCCGCCCGGTCAGCGAGACCTCACCCGTCATCGCCACGTCGGTGCGCACCTGCCGCCCGGAGAGCAGCGAGGCGAGCGCCGTCGTCATGGTGATGCCCGCGCTCGGGCCGTCCTTGGGCACCGCTCCCGCTGGGAAGTGGATGTGCACGCCCCGGTCCTTGAGGTCGGCGACGGGAAGCTCCAGTTCC comes from Streptomyces sp. NBC_01408 and encodes:
- a CDS encoding MarR family winged helix-turn-helix transcriptional regulator, encoding MHGSEDQEFLALERELSVFLRRARASSGEMARALHPELEPAAYGLLTRLEAAGRQRATELAAYFGVGKATMSRQLRALEVLGLVAREPDPADGRAFLVDLTEEGRERFLRVRDARREQYMRKLSGWDRGEVAELARLLNQLNTGGE
- a CDS encoding protein phosphatase 2C domain-containing protein; this translates as MRIDLASTPGNPERPNEDWVSAALPACGGGVLVVLDGVTPPRGEDGCVHGVPWFAARLGGRLTELSGSRRDMPLDRILAESVRATAEAHRDTCDLSHVRTPQATVVVVRWDEAYVEHLVLSDSVLLLQAPGGEVTAVLDDRLDRVPREVLRSVAATDALRNAEGGFFTAAADPAVAARAVTGRTPRGEVRAVAALTDGASRWTDHFGEGDWAECLGVLRKEGAQGLIGRVRAIESDPARPPAPYKRHDDASAVYAEL